In Rutidosis leptorrhynchoides isolate AG116_Rl617_1_P2 chromosome 2, CSIRO_AGI_Rlap_v1, whole genome shotgun sequence, one genomic interval encodes:
- the LOC139887841 gene encoding uncharacterized protein — MAKSDKDFIEVLFSFMLMPIASVVRNSRKWLPGDIGEGIGCLNNLYISVENLKTNYFQDEMFQNTLLRPRSAADIYCQNLKLNLIGSGCFYCSFDIKNKLNISPHERLFPEEEGSFLKSTARFIITDEFNVMAVADIVYLTVLTELAKYGKIEERVIMIGEIEVLKLLKRSLTSSTPLTDTFLKPTNNNGESLCMKRGVKGMNPSLNVKDYWIKIWSNIHIKLIFEKVNNVALYAVVKKDFVNFLCSILTIPLGYIFSRFPFLSFDGCLGNLHKSIQGRKKDRYEGLLNGAQLK; from the exons ATGGCAAAGTCAGATAAAGATTTCATAGAAGTACTTTTTAGTTTTATGCTGATGCCGATTGCAAGTGTTGTTAGAAACAGCCGTAAATGGTTACCAGGAGATATTGGTGAAGGG ATTGGTTGTTTGAATAACCTATATATAAGTGTTGAAAATCTCAAGACCAACTATTTTCAAGACGAAATGTTCCAAAATACGCTGCTTCGTCCTCGAAGTGCAGCTGATATTTACTGTCAGAACCTTAAACTGAATCTAATTGGAAGCGGTTGTTTCTAT TGTAGTTTTGACATAAAGAACAAGCTGAATATCTCACCCCATGAAAGGTTATTTCCTGAAGAGGAAGGTAGTTTTCTGAAATCAACTGCACGATTCATAATTACTGATGAATTCAATGTGATGGCTGTTGCTGACATTGTATATTTAACCGTTCTTACCGAGCTTGCAAAATATGGGAAAATAGAAGAGAGGGTTATCATGATAGGAGAAATTGAG GTTCTGAAACTGCTTAAACGTTCGTTAACATCAAGTACGCCTTTAACGGATACATTCCTAAAACCAACTAACAACAACGGTGAATCGCTTTGCATGAAACGTGGTGTAAAAGGCATGAATCCTTCTCTAAATGTTAAGGACTATTGGATCAAGATATGGAGCAACATTCATATAAAACTCATCTTTGAGAAAGTCAATAATGTAGCTTTATATGCAGTTGTTAAGAAGGATTTTGTTAACTTCTTATGCAGTATCCTCACAATTCCACTTGGTTACATTTTCAGTCGGTTTCCTTTTTTATCATTTGATGGGTGTTTAGGGAACTTGCATAAAAGCATTCAAGGGAGGAAAAAGGACCGGTATGAAGGGCTGTTAAATGGTGCACAACTTAAGTGA
- the LOC139887842 gene encoding BTB/POZ domain-containing protein At4g08455-like, producing MNNQASRSPVFKAMLETEMEESLSDTIKLSDVSHGALCAFVDFLYTAEAPLDDDMACDLLVLANKYEINHLKNYGENFLISKLNWESSLKNYSFAHQHNAKTLLDDALSLILDTMDNLNEREEYLELVEKDPRLVVNIYEAYYSKTGRCCRCHQS from the coding sequence ATGAATAACCAGGCAAGCCGTTCACCAGTGTTTAAAGCCATGCTTGAAACCGAAATGGAAGAAAGCCTTAGTGACACAATCAAGCTCAGTGATGTTTCACATGGAGCCCTATGTGCTTTTGTCGACTTCCTCTACACAGCTGAAGCACCTCTTGATGATGACATGGCATGTGATCTTTTAGTTTTAGCCAACAAATACGAAATAAATCATCTAAAAAACTATGGTGAGAATTTCTTGATATCGAAACTTAACTGGGAAAGTTCACTTAAGAACTACTCATTTGCTCATCAGCATAATGCAAAAACCTTGCTTGATGATGCATTATCATTAATTTTGGACACTATGGATAACCTAAACGAGCGTGAAGAGTATTTAGAGCTTGTAGAAAAAGATCCTCGGCTTGTTGTGAATATTTATGAAGCTTACTATTCTAAAACAGGTAGATGTTGCCGTTGCCACCAGTCATGA